A DNA window from Luteolibacter luteus contains the following coding sequences:
- a CDS encoding alpha/beta hydrolase, with amino-acid sequence MKKALLLTLIASSTAVLHAGEASPARTEDNVEFIIGPNYADAPELSVKDDVPRGEIHEFTMKSGDSQIYKGIAKRQKGTVPYERKVAVYMPKQLQKDKPAPFIVAQDGLGYMSVLPKALDTLIHEKRVPAMAAIMIDSGGGDAQGSQRGLEYDTVSGTYAEFIEKEVLPRIEKDYGLKFTGDPDGRATMGGSSGAAAAFTMAWFRPDLYHRVLSYSGTYVNQQWPEDPKTPHGAWEYHDTLIPKAQPKPIRIWLQVSENDNGSKLDEASFHNWVMANQRMAAALRKKGYQYRYVYSEAAGHTDGRVTRQTLPGALEWLWEGYPDKLKTAKPEN; translated from the coding sequence ATGAAGAAAGCGCTTCTTCTTACTCTGATCGCTTCCAGCACCGCAGTCCTCCACGCCGGAGAAGCCTCGCCCGCGAGGACCGAAGACAATGTCGAATTCATCATCGGCCCGAACTACGCCGATGCTCCGGAACTATCGGTGAAGGACGATGTGCCACGTGGCGAGATCCACGAATTCACGATGAAGTCCGGGGATAGCCAAATCTACAAGGGCATTGCGAAACGACAGAAGGGCACGGTTCCCTACGAGCGAAAGGTCGCGGTCTACATGCCGAAGCAATTGCAGAAGGATAAGCCCGCTCCCTTCATCGTCGCTCAGGACGGTCTCGGCTACATGAGCGTCCTGCCCAAGGCGCTCGACACGCTGATCCATGAGAAGCGTGTTCCGGCCATGGCCGCAATCATGATCGACTCCGGTGGCGGGGATGCCCAGGGAAGCCAGCGTGGACTCGAGTACGACACCGTTTCCGGCACCTACGCCGAATTCATCGAGAAAGAGGTCCTGCCACGGATTGAGAAAGACTACGGATTGAAGTTCACCGGCGACCCCGATGGCCGGGCCACGATGGGAGGAAGCTCAGGCGCCGCCGCCGCCTTTACGATGGCGTGGTTCCGTCCGGATCTCTATCACCGCGTGCTCAGCTATTCCGGCACCTACGTGAATCAGCAATGGCCGGAAGACCCGAAGACTCCGCACGGTGCTTGGGAATACCATGATACCTTGATCCCGAAGGCGCAGCCCAAGCCGATCCGCATCTGGCTTCAGGTCAGCGAAAACGACAATGGCTCCAAGCTCGATGAAGCTTCGTTTCACAATTGGGTGATGGCCAACCAGCGGATGGCCGCAGCACTCAGAAAGAAGGGCTACCAATATCGCTACGTCTATTCCGAAGCCGCCGGCCACACCGACGGACGCGTCACCCGCCAGACCCTTCCCGGTGCCCTCGAATGGCTGTGGGAGGGCTACCCGGACAAATTGAAAACCGCCAAGCCGGAAAACTAA
- a CDS encoding PVC-type heme-binding CxxCH protein: MRFIATVASFLLPNVIVAQSEMVKGAPLAEAASRMKVPPGFAVDLVAGEPDVVQPIAMCFDARGRIWVAEGMTYPKRAPEGEGKDRILIFEDGDGDGSFETKKVFAEGLNLVSGIETGFGGLYVGAAPYFMFLADKDGDDKADGEPKILLDGWGYHDTHETLNSFIWGPDGWLYGCHGVFTHSRVGKPGTPDKERIPINAGIWRFHPGTEKFEVFAHGTSNPWGLDFNDRGEAFVEACVIPHLWHIIPGGYYQRQAGSHFNPHIYDPIETIADHRHWTGDISEHAHWGHENAISKAVSDAGGGHAHCGFAICLSDSFPKEFRDSAIFFNIHGHRLNRDVLEQKGSGWVGKHAPDLMLSMDEWFLGVAIEPGPDGALYFTDWHDETSCHRPDPERWDRGNGRMFRLRHGDQKPWKGDLTLFADIELARLQVTRDEWALRTGRRILQERVNSGHKLDDEARQFLEDTLLGHSDETRRLRALWCLASCGIPIDRSLFTDRSEWVRAWAVRLAAQGSIAADATAWMDAAATEKSPVVLLSLCSALQKLPADLTIEMAARLAPKMIADDPNLTRMFWFGFESLVSRFDKRAIEIALSCPDSRLVNWTVRRLDSPDAAIRALVSAADKRALVLDAIATRLESKPDERLSEEQQAVIEKLKAGSDAALRSKAEALLARSGDREAVLKLWSKLEDRKAMTAERLEALKLLTPSLEKGDTKRLAGLMDDPALRLPVLLARPALLDDPATDDRVAGFSPDEKLAVSRLAAREGRAKRVMQWLDAKKLYVKDVPADAVARLREVKDEAMQAAVVKIWGEQTADQAARRALASEWKSKLTADVLAKGDAAKGRAIFDRTCAACHKLFGEGADIGPELTGGERGSLDHWLDNVLDPNALIGQGYELHMIEKNDGSTVTGMLASENDSELVLRMVGIETKVLKKDIKTNKPLGLSMMPEGLLSGLSDEEVRDLVVYLMAPAQVKKP; this comes from the coding sequence ATGCGTTTCATAGCAACCGTTGCGTCGTTCCTCCTCCCGAATGTCATTGTTGCCCAATCGGAAATGGTGAAGGGCGCTCCTCTCGCGGAAGCGGCCTCGCGGATGAAGGTGCCGCCCGGCTTCGCGGTCGATCTCGTGGCGGGCGAACCGGATGTCGTCCAACCGATCGCGATGTGCTTCGACGCCCGTGGGCGGATCTGGGTCGCAGAAGGGATGACCTACCCGAAGCGTGCTCCGGAAGGGGAAGGGAAGGACCGGATCCTCATTTTCGAGGATGGCGACGGGGATGGCAGTTTTGAAACCAAGAAGGTCTTCGCCGAAGGGCTTAACCTTGTAAGCGGCATCGAAACCGGCTTCGGCGGTCTCTATGTGGGGGCGGCGCCTTATTTCATGTTCCTTGCCGACAAGGACGGCGACGACAAGGCGGATGGCGAACCGAAGATCCTCCTCGATGGATGGGGATATCACGACACGCATGAAACCCTGAATTCCTTCATCTGGGGACCGGATGGCTGGCTTTACGGCTGCCACGGTGTCTTCACCCATTCGCGGGTCGGCAAGCCAGGCACACCGGACAAGGAGCGCATCCCGATCAATGCCGGGATCTGGCGATTCCACCCGGGCACCGAGAAGTTCGAGGTCTTCGCGCACGGAACTTCGAATCCGTGGGGGCTTGATTTCAACGACCGCGGCGAGGCTTTCGTGGAGGCCTGCGTGATTCCTCACCTCTGGCACATCATCCCCGGCGGCTACTACCAGCGCCAGGCGGGTTCGCACTTCAATCCGCACATTTATGATCCCATCGAAACCATCGCGGATCACCGGCACTGGACCGGCGATATCAGCGAGCATGCCCACTGGGGACATGAGAATGCGATTTCGAAAGCAGTTTCCGATGCCGGGGGCGGTCATGCCCATTGCGGTTTCGCCATTTGTCTGAGCGATTCCTTTCCCAAGGAGTTCCGGGATAGCGCGATCTTCTTCAATATCCATGGTCACCGTCTCAACCGTGACGTGCTGGAGCAGAAGGGTTCGGGCTGGGTAGGCAAACATGCCCCCGACCTGATGCTGTCCATGGACGAATGGTTCCTCGGTGTGGCAATCGAGCCCGGGCCCGATGGTGCGCTCTACTTCACCGATTGGCACGACGAGACAAGCTGCCACCGCCCTGATCCGGAGCGTTGGGACCGTGGCAACGGCCGTATGTTCCGCCTGCGTCACGGCGACCAGAAGCCATGGAAAGGGGATCTTACTCTCTTCGCTGACATCGAGCTCGCTCGCCTGCAGGTGACCCGTGATGAATGGGCATTGAGAACGGGACGGAGGATCCTGCAAGAGCGGGTGAACTCCGGTCACAAGCTGGACGACGAAGCGCGGCAGTTCCTTGAGGACACTCTGCTCGGGCATTCCGATGAGACGCGCCGGCTACGTGCCTTGTGGTGCCTAGCCTCCTGCGGGATTCCGATAGATCGTTCTCTTTTCACGGATCGAAGCGAGTGGGTCCGGGCATGGGCGGTTCGTCTTGCGGCGCAGGGCAGCATTGCTGCGGATGCGACCGCATGGATGGATGCGGCCGCCACCGAGAAGTCACCGGTGGTGCTGCTTTCGCTCTGCTCGGCCCTGCAGAAGCTTCCCGCCGATCTCACGATCGAGATGGCGGCACGACTCGCACCGAAGATGATTGCGGATGATCCGAACCTGACACGCATGTTCTGGTTCGGTTTTGAATCCTTGGTTTCCCGATTCGACAAACGCGCAATCGAGATTGCCCTGTCTTGCCCGGATAGCCGCCTGGTGAATTGGACGGTGCGCCGTCTGGATTCGCCCGATGCGGCGATCCGCGCGCTGGTGAGTGCCGCGGACAAGCGGGCGCTTGTCCTCGACGCCATTGCCACACGCTTGGAATCGAAGCCGGACGAGCGGCTTTCGGAGGAACAGCAGGCGGTGATTGAGAAACTGAAAGCAGGCAGCGATGCCGCTCTTCGATCCAAGGCCGAGGCCTTGCTCGCCCGCTCCGGAGATCGAGAAGCCGTGCTGAAGCTCTGGTCGAAGCTTGAGGATCGGAAAGCGATGACGGCGGAACGGCTCGAGGCCCTGAAATTGCTGACGCCTTCGTTGGAAAAAGGCGACACCAAGCGTCTGGCCGGCCTGATGGATGATCCGGCCTTGCGCTTGCCGGTGCTGCTGGCGCGGCCTGCCCTGCTGGATGACCCTGCGACCGATGATCGCGTGGCGGGCTTTTCTCCCGACGAGAAGCTTGCCGTCAGCCGCTTGGCCGCGCGTGAGGGAAGGGCCAAGAGGGTGATGCAGTGGCTGGATGCCAAGAAACTCTATGTGAAGGACGTGCCCGCGGATGCGGTGGCACGTCTCCGCGAGGTGAAGGATGAAGCCATGCAGGCAGCGGTGGTGAAGATCTGGGGAGAGCAGACCGCGGATCAAGCGGCCCGACGTGCTCTGGCGAGCGAGTGGAAATCCAAACTAACCGCCGACGTGCTGGCAAAGGGTGATGCCGCAAAAGGCCGTGCCATCTTTGATCGGACCTGTGCCGCCTGCCACAAACTTTTCGGCGAAGGTGCTGACATCGGCCCGGAACTCACCGGTGGCGAGCGCGGAAGCCTCGATCACTGGCTGGACAACGTTCTCGATCCGAACGCTCTGATCGGCCAAGGCTACGAACTTCACATGATTGAGAAGAACGACGGTTCGACCGTGACCGGAATGTTGGCTTCCGAGAACGATAGCGAGCTCGTCCTGCGCATGGTGGGGATCGAAACGAAGGTTTTGAAGAAAGACATCAAGACCAACAAGCCGCTCGGACTTTCCATGATGCCGGAGGGACTGCTTTCGGGGCTCTCTGACGAAGAAGTTCGGGATCTCGTAGTTTATCTAATGGCTCCTGCCCAAGTGAAGAAGCCCTAA
- a CDS encoding metallophosphoesterase family protein yields the protein MLRAIAIADDDGLVGNLESDPVDLLISLGDLWDASIDKAVASYKPRRTFAVRGNHDTDAPFARHITSLHYTVEHFSGLSFGGFNGSWRYKPRGHHLFEQHEVSRMLRSFPRVDVFVAHNSPRGIHERDGEVHQGFDGFLDYLEKQKPRYFLHGHQHLNQISQIGETQVIGVFGEALIQLA from the coding sequence GTGCTCAGAGCAATCGCCATCGCCGATGATGACGGACTCGTGGGCAATCTCGAATCCGACCCTGTCGATCTTCTCATTTCCCTCGGGGATCTCTGGGACGCCTCGATCGACAAGGCGGTGGCCAGCTATAAGCCGCGCCGCACCTTTGCTGTGAGGGGAAACCACGATACCGATGCTCCCTTTGCACGGCACATCACCTCCCTTCACTACACGGTCGAGCATTTCTCCGGGTTGAGCTTCGGCGGCTTCAATGGCAGTTGGCGCTATAAGCCGCGCGGACACCATCTCTTCGAACAGCACGAGGTCTCGCGGATGTTGCGGTCCTTTCCGCGCGTGGATGTTTTCGTGGCCCACAATTCTCCACGCGGCATCCACGAGCGGGATGGCGAGGTCCACCAAGGCTTCGACGGGTTTCTGGATTACTTGGAAAAGCAGAAGCCACGGTATTTTCTCCACGGCCACCAGCATCTGAACCAGATCAGCCAGATTGGGGAAACGCAGGTCATCGGAGTTTTTGGGGAGGCCCTGATCCAGCTGGCCTAA